A part of Aegilops tauschii subsp. strangulata cultivar AL8/78 chromosome 2, Aet v6.0, whole genome shotgun sequence genomic DNA contains:
- the LOC109734814 gene encoding uncharacterized protein, with translation MAAPFVYTRSSGNGTSQDAAMRAAFDGDLRRLRGTVKSLDDPRVIFSFDMGYGLGVLHIAAAEGHLEVCKYLVEELGGDVNAPAPGVVDFAGVTPFMLSAQSGDVSTVKYLLDHGGDLTKSDAKGRTVLHHAACTGSCKVTEFLLSKGVPVDIDCGRGTPLHQAATNEHDKTVKILLEHHADPNTTVIGLGTALMGALLYRSLKCMKLLIKAGADVNRGGSLRMTPLVFTTGWGGYTNFVKFLLKAGADPNIPDAYGRLPIELAARRDCMEEVEMLFPLTSPIPTIPNWSIDGIISHAKLERAKPLGGRHLEQTKAVLKSHADQAFRLKDYKLASKAYGVAIAVAPSATLYANRSLCKLLLDDGEGALSDALRCRMLRPNWVKACYRQAAAHMLLKEYKQACDALLDAQKLDPGNTDVERELRKARELMKAHGEADK, from the exons ATGGCTGCGCCCTTCGTCTACACCCGCAGCTCCGGCAACGGCACCA GCCAGGACGCGGCCATGCGGGCGGCGTTCGACGGCGACCTCCGGCGCCTCAGAG GTACTGTAAAGAGCCTCGACGACCCAAGGGTGATCTTCTCTTTCGACATGGGTTATGGCCTTGGTGTGCTGCACATCGCAGCCGCCGAAGGGCATCTTGAGGTTTGCAAATACTTGGTGGAGGAACTCGGGGGAGATGTGAATGCTCCTGCTCCTGGAGTAGTAG ACTTTGCAGGCGTGACACCCTTTATGTTATCTGCTCAGTCTGGCGATGTTTCTACTGTGAAGTATTTGCTTGATCATGGTGGTGATCTAACAAAATCAGATGCTAAAGGACGCACAGTTCTCCACCATGCGGCATGCACAG GAAGCTGTAAGGTTACCGAGTTCCTACTCTCAAAAGGAGTACCTGTTGACATAGACTGTGGCCGTGGTACACCACTCCATCAAGCTGCTACCAATGAACATGAtaaaacagtgaagattttgttGGAACACCATGCAGAT CCTAACACCACTGTCATCGGATTGGGTACTGCCCTGATGGGTGCTTTATTGTATCGTTCTTTGAAGTGCATGAAGCTGCTGATTAAG GCTGGTGCTGATGTCAATCGAGGGGGCTCCCTTCGGATGACTCCGTTAGTGTTCACTACAGGGTGGGGAGGCTATACCAACTTTGTGAAGTTTCTGTTAAAGGCAGGAGCGGATCCTAATATTCCTGATGCT TATGGTAGGTTACCGATAGAGCTTGCTGCTAGACGTGACTGCATGGAAGAAGTTGAAATGTTGTTTCCTTTGACATCCCCAATTCCAACCATCCCAAACTGGAGTATAGATGGAATCATCTCGCATGCAAAATTGGAACGTGCAAAGCCACTG GGTGGAAGGCACCTTGAACAAACAAAAGCTGTACTCAAGTCACATGCAGATCAGGCATTCAGGCTCAAGGACTATAAGTTGGCATCAAAAGCATATGGTGTG GCAATAGCTGTCGCGCCGAGTGCAACATTGTACGCGAACAGGAGTCTTTGCAAACTGCTGTTGGATGATGGTGAAGGTGCTCTGTCAGATGCTCTCAGATGCAGAATGCTGCGACCTAACTGGGTGAAAGCTTGCTACCGTCAGGCTGCAGCTCACATGCTACTCAAG GAGTATAAACAAGCTTGTGATGCTCTCCTGGACGCCCAAAAGTTAGATCCTGGAAACACAGATGTCGAGAGAGAGCTACG GAAGGCCAGGGAATTAATGAAAGCTCACGGTGAGGCTGATAAGTGA